One part of the Solanum dulcamara chromosome 8, daSolDulc1.2, whole genome shotgun sequence genome encodes these proteins:
- the LOC129899695 gene encoding aquaporin PIP2-4-like — protein sequence MTKEVEAVTERPSEFSAKDYTDPPPAPLVDFEELTQWSFYRAIIAEFIATLLFLYVTILTVIGYKHQADVDAGGDVCGGVGILGIAWAFGGMIFILVYCTAGISGGHINPAVTFGLFLARKVSLIRAILYMVAQCLGAICGVGFVKAFQSAYYNRYGGGVNVMAPGHNKGVGLGAEIIGTFVLVYTVFSATDPKRNARDSHVPVLAPLPIGFAVFMVHLATIPITGTGINPARSFGAAVIYNGDKAWDEHWIFWVGPFIGAFIAALYHQFVLRAGAIKALGSFRSNA from the exons ATGACTAAAGAAGTTGAAGCAGTAACAGAAAGACCATCAGAGTTTTCTGCTAAAGACTATACTGACCCTCCACCAGCACCATTAGTAGACTTTGAAGAGTTGACACAATGGTCATTTTACAGGGCAATTATTGCTGAATTCATAGCCACTTTATTGTTCCTTTATGTTACTATTTTGACAGTAATTGGATACAAACACCAAGCTGATGTAGATGCTGGAGGTGATGTTTGTGGTGGAGTTGGTATTCTTGGTATTGCTTGGGCCTTTGGTGGCATGATTTTCATTCTTGTTTACTGCACCGCCGGTATCTCTG gaGGACACATCAACCCAGCAGTGACATTTGGGCTTTTCTTGGCAAGAAAAGTATCACTAATCAGGGCAATTTTGTACATGGTGGCACAATGTTTGGGTGCTATTTGTGGTGTTGGTTTTGTCAAGGCTTTCCAATCAGCTTACTACAATAGGTATGGTGGTGGTGTTAATGTCATGGCTCCTGGTCATAACAAAGGTGTTGGGTTAGGTGCCGAAATCATTGGTACCTTTGTTTTGGTCTACACTGTCTTCTCTGCCACCGATCCTAAGAGGAATGCCAGAGACTCCCACGTACCC GTGTTGGCTCCACTTCCAATTGGATTTGCTGTGTTCATGGTGCATTTAGCTACCATACCAATTACTGGAACTGGCATTAATCCAGCAAGGAGTTTTGGTGCTGCTGTTATTTACAACGGCGACAAGGCATGGGATGAACACTGGATTTTCTGGGTCGGCCCATTTATTGGAGCGTTCATCGCTGCCCTCTACCACCAGTTTGTCCTCCGTGCAGGAGCAATTAAAGCTCTAGGTTCATTCAGGAGCAATGCCTAG